The Candidatus Abyssobacteria bacterium SURF_5 region CAAGCAAAAAAAAGGTATTTTACTATATATTCAAAAGTCGCCTGCCAGGCACCGCGGGAAGCCGATTTCGGCGGAAGCCGGCTTCATCTGCGTTCGGATCATCAAGCCGGCTTCTGGGTGAATACCTCAAAGCGGAGAGGGCTGGATTTGCAGAGGTTGATAGCTTCGGTCGAGCAGGCCGTGAGGATAAGGATTATGTCTGCTTGCGCCCGAAGGACAACATAATCGCCCGGCCGGGTCATGGTGATGCCGGCCAGAATCGAGCCGTCGGGCATAACCGGCGTGTTCTGGAAGATATTGATGGGGTCCGGTTTGAATCGGTGGGTAATGCCCGCCTCGGCTGCAGTCTTGAAATAGTTGTCGTGGCAGTTGGGGTGATCCTCCATTCCGAAGCTTTCAAAAAACGGTTTGCTGCAGGACGCCATCATCATGTCGTGCAGGCCGGGCGAATGGTCCTCGACGAAGCAGAGCAGCGGCCGCTCGAGGTTTGAATAAAATGACTGTCCGATTCTGGGGAACTTGGTGAGGTTGTACAGCCGGGTAACCGACGGGCTGGTGAATTCTTCGTGATCATCGGCGGCAATTGCATAGAGGTCGCCGATCTGGCCGCCTGCGATATCGGTGATGCGGATGAAGTTTCCGGAAGAAGCGCGGACGAATCCGCCGCCGTAGCCGAGAACTTCAACAGCGGCGATCGGTTTATCGGATTTCTGCTTTCGTATTCGACTTTTTTGCGCCATATCTCCTCCTGTAACAAACATTCAGGTCCCAGTCGCCATTGTGAGCGGCGAGGGGCCATAGCTGAATGGGTGGCACTTCAGGATATCAGGCCGGCCTTCCTCGCGTACG contains the following coding sequences:
- a CDS encoding urea carboxylase-associated family protein — protein: MFVTGGDMAQKSRIRKQKSDKPIAAVEVLGYGGGFVRASSGNFIRITDIAGGQIGDLYAIAADDHEEFTSPSVTRLYNLTKFPRIGQSFYSNLERPLLCFVEDHSPGLHDMMMASCSKPFFESFGMEDHPNCHDNYFKTAAEAGITHRFKPDPINIFQNTPVMPDGSILAGITMTRPGDYVVLRAQADIILILTACSTEAINLCKSSPLRFEVFTQKPA